Proteins from a genomic interval of Pecten maximus chromosome 13, xPecMax1.1, whole genome shotgun sequence:
- the LOC117341230 gene encoding peritrophin-1-like has translation MMTPKLLLFACVSWMCGHVMAVPAPGGFCSAKSNGDYKHPNSCGEHIKCSNGMAHVFDCPVNLVWHDGLKRCEYVSDDAACNNPPPFSCVGRPSGNYAYPGDCSKFYMCSNEHKWAMDCPATTHYDVSLKVCNHVVDANCVL, from the exons ATGATGACTCCCAAGCTTCTCCTGTTCGCGTGTGTATCATGGATGTGCG GTCACGTGATGGCTGTGCCAGCTCCGGGTG GATTTTGCAGTGCAAAATCGAACGGTGATTACAAACATCCCAACAGCTGTGGTGAGCACATCAAGTGCAGCAATGGAATGGCCCACGTGTTTGATTGTCCAGTAAACCTCGTGTGGCATGACGGCCTGAAACGCTGTGAATACGTCAGCGACGATGCTGCTTGTA ACAACCCTCCCCCTTTCTCTTGTGTGGGACGCCCGAGTGGTAACTATGCCTACCCAGGTGACTGTAGCAAATTCTACATGTGTTCCAACGAACACAAATGGGCCATGGATTGTCCAGCCACGACCCACTATGATGTTTCGCTCAAGGTATGCAACCACGTCGTGGACGCGAATTGCGTACTGTAA